A genomic stretch from Candidatus Omnitrophota bacterium includes:
- a CDS encoding phosphoribosylaminoimidazolesuccinocarboxamide synthase: MTAITSIQIPNIAPTRKGKVRDIFDLGNRLLLVASDRISAYDCIMPQGVPDKGAILTQLSKFWFDELPEAKPHHMISSNVEDFPEPFNHYPEILQLRSMLTKKVEPLRVECVVRGYLSGSAWKEYQENQSICGIHLPAGLKESEQLPQPLFTPATKNDAGHDENISFDRMVDIVGGPVSEELRARSIALYRSASKRAQEQGVIIADTKFEFGMLDGKILLIDEILTPDSSRFWAVETYSPGGPQEALDKQFLRDYLNEIRWDRNPPPPNLPDRIIENTRKRYLDAYQMITGKEWNAHS, encoded by the coding sequence ATTCCCAATATCGCCCCCACAAGAAAAGGCAAGGTGCGGGATATCTTCGATCTGGGGAACCGATTGCTCCTGGTTGCGTCGGACCGCATCAGCGCGTATGACTGCATTATGCCCCAAGGCGTTCCCGACAAAGGAGCGATTTTGACGCAGCTGTCCAAGTTTTGGTTCGACGAACTGCCGGAAGCGAAGCCGCACCATATGATCTCTTCCAACGTGGAGGATTTTCCCGAACCGTTCAACCACTACCCAGAAATATTGCAGCTGCGTTCGATGCTCACGAAAAAAGTAGAGCCATTGCGAGTGGAATGTGTGGTGAGAGGATACCTTTCCGGCTCCGCCTGGAAGGAGTATCAAGAGAACCAGAGTATATGCGGCATCCATCTGCCCGCCGGATTGAAAGAGTCTGAACAACTGCCGCAGCCGCTGTTCACGCCCGCCACGAAGAACGACGCAGGTCATGATGAGAATATCTCCTTCGACAGGATGGTCGATATCGTTGGCGGACCTGTAAGCGAAGAGTTGCGCGCCCGCAGCATCGCGCTTTATCGAAGCGCATCGAAGCGGGCGCAGGAACAGGGCGTCATCATCGCCGATACCAAGTTCGAATTTGGGATGCTGGACGGGAAAATCCTGCTGATCGATGAGATTCTAACTCCTGATTCGTCCCGATTTTGGGCGGTGGAGACCTACTCGCCCGGCGGCCCTCAAGAAGCGTTGGACAAGCAGTTTCTGCGGGATTATCTGAACGAAATCCGCTGGGACCGAAATCCTCCGCCTCCCAACCTTCCCGATCGCATCATCGAAAACACGCGCAAACGCTACCTCGACGCCTACCAGATGATTACCGGGAAGGAGTGGAACGCCCATTCGTAA